In a genomic window of Coprococcus eutactus:
- a CDS encoding LacI family DNA-binding transcriptional regulator, which translates to MASIRDVAKEAGVAICTVSRLINGTAKVEPETQKKIEAAMKKLDYVPNELARGMFKGRSNSIAMLVPNIQHPWFSSLASEIEKILYEKKYKFMLFSTSDDKQREKECFKLLKSNIVDGIICGTSACTAKEYQKIDKPMVMLDYKVGSKFPVVVSDHKMGGQLAAQEFINSGCKYVIHISGIKVDKNIMSFECHEELDRVLAENGIKSRRVPIQWNDFDFHGYFEMAKCILEEYPDVDGIFAADMPAIAFLKAALAIGKKIPDDLAIVAYDGTYITNASTTRLTSIHQPYKEIAQEAVRQLMEMIDGPEEEDDAEGQVESATADQIDSAKERNTHIDGNLILLPVSVEKGDTTL; encoded by the coding sequence ATGGCAAGTATAAGAGATGTTGCAAAGGAGGCCGGGGTCGCAATATGCACAGTGTCAAGACTTATCAACGGCACGGCAAAGGTTGAACCCGAGACTCAGAAGAAGATAGAAGCTGCGATGAAGAAATTGGATTATGTTCCAAATGAGCTTGCGCGAGGCATGTTCAAGGGCAGATCAAACTCCATTGCGATGTTGGTTCCAAATATCCAGCACCCATGGTTCTCATCACTGGCATCGGAGATAGAAAAGATACTTTATGAGAAGAAATACAAGTTTATGCTTTTTTCCACATCCGATGACAAGCAGAGGGAGAAGGAGTGTTTCAAGCTGTTAAAGTCCAACATCGTGGATGGGATCATATGCGGAACGTCGGCATGTACGGCGAAGGAATACCAGAAGATAGATAAGCCGATGGTCATGCTGGATTATAAGGTTGGCAGCAAATTTCCTGTCGTAGTGTCGGATCACAAGATGGGCGGACAGCTTGCTGCCCAGGAATTTATAAACAGTGGATGCAAATATGTCATCCACATATCAGGAATCAAGGTAGATAAGAATATCATGTCATTTGAGTGCCATGAGGAACTAGATAGAGTCCTTGCCGAGAATGGGATAAAATCCAGACGAGTTCCAATACAGTGGAACGACTTTGATTTTCATGGATATTTTGAGATGGCAAAATGCATACTGGAGGAGTATCCTGACGTGGACGGAATATTTGCCGCAGACATGCCAGCGATAGCATTCCTCAAGGCAGCACTTGCCATAGGTAAAAAGATTCCTGATGACCTGGCAATCGTGGCATACGACGGAACGTACATAACCAACGCCAGCACGACAAGGCTCACATCGATACATCAGCCGTACAAGGAGATCGCCCAGGAGGCAGTACGCCAGCTTATGGAGATGATCGACGGACCGGAGGAGGAAGATGATGCCGAAGGACAGGTTGAAAGTGCAACCGCAGATCAGATCGACAGCGCAAAAGAGAGAAACACACATATAGACGGAAATCTTATACTACTTCCGGTGAGCGTAGAAAAAGGCGATACAACTTTATAG
- a CDS encoding ABC transporter substrate-binding protein encodes MRAKKLVACALSAAMMLGLASMTGCGSAKKDYDLYIYNTKSEIADSIQDLCKDYETETGVKVKVYTCGTQETMETLRSEMNSKNYPTLYAINQAQFTEWNEGGFVLPSTSVKNEELKSIYDSIPESMQLADESGASCGIPYNVEGYGLIADTQMICDVFGLDNADAFVADYRSANYEEFTGMIKAIDDYINGKGGEKVTLSGNAYTTAKDKTATTENMNGVFAIAGAEKWTYANHYTNYALNAVFPNYNATAAATKEDVDKLEEPLVKMVQELDMLSSYTAGPSGKVERGSEYINSTVTGYDQAVQTFAEGKAMFIKQGNWVYGTIAGVDADKASRLTMLPMKVNLEQSDISAEGVTVDKMNSSIPEFVSQYYVINKKDSEEEQKAAEDFLVWLYTSDTGKDYITNKFAFVPFNADESEKLENPLSNSLVYYMSNDLVMGNDFDAFPESWGLNTIGATIQEQLFTNPDQWDENTIRTGVEDALTKWKDSIKE; translated from the coding sequence ATGAGAGCAAAGAAATTAGTAGCATGTGCACTTTCAGCAGCTATGATGCTGGGACTTGCATCCATGACAGGATGTGGTTCAGCAAAGAAGGATTACGATCTGTATATTTACAACACAAAGTCTGAGATCGCAGACAGTATCCAGGATCTGTGCAAGGATTATGAGACAGAGACAGGAGTTAAGGTTAAGGTTTACACATGTGGTACTCAGGAGACCATGGAGACACTCAGATCAGAGATGAACTCCAAGAACTATCCTACACTGTACGCGATAAACCAGGCACAGTTCACAGAGTGGAATGAGGGCGGATTTGTACTTCCATCAACATCAGTAAAGAATGAGGAGTTAAAGTCAATCTACGATTCAATCCCAGAGAGCATGCAGCTCGCAGATGAGAGCGGAGCAAGCTGCGGAATCCCTTACAACGTAGAGGGTTACGGACTTATCGCAGATACACAGATGATATGTGATGTATTTGGACTTGACAACGCAGACGCATTTGTCGCTGATTACAGAAGCGCCAATTATGAAGAGTTCACAGGTATGATCAAGGCAATCGATGATTACATAAACGGCAAGGGTGGCGAGAAGGTTACACTTTCAGGCAATGCATACACCACGGCAAAGGACAAGACAGCCACAACAGAGAACATGAACGGAGTATTTGCAATCGCAGGTGCTGAGAAGTGGACATATGCAAACCACTATACAAACTACGCACTGAATGCAGTGTTCCCTAACTACAATGCAACGGCAGCAGCTACAAAGGAAGATGTTGATAAGCTGGAGGAGCCACTTGTAAAGATGGTTCAGGAGCTCGATATGCTTTCAAGCTACACAGCAGGACCAAGCGGCAAGGTAGAGCGTGGATCAGAGTACATCAACTCAACAGTGACAGGATATGATCAGGCAGTTCAGACATTTGCCGAGGGTAAGGCAATGTTCATCAAGCAGGGTAACTGGGTATACGGAACCATCGCAGGTGTGGATGCAGACAAGGCATCAAGACTCACAATGCTCCCAATGAAGGTCAACCTTGAGCAGAGTGACATCTCAGCTGAGGGTGTTACAGTTGACAAGATGAACAGCTCAATCCCTGAGTTCGTTTCACAGTATTACGTTATCAACAAGAAGGATTCAGAAGAGGAGCAGAAAGCCGCTGAGGACTTCCTTGTATGGCTCTACACATCAGATACAGGAAAAGATTACATCACCAACAAATTTGCATTTGTCCCATTCAACGCAGACGAGAGCGAGAAGCTTGAGAATCCACTCAGCAATTCACTTGTATACTATATGAGCAATGACCTTGTGATGGGCAATGACTTCGATGCATTCCCTGAGTCATGGGGACTCAATACCATTGGTGCAACTATTCAGGAGCAGTTGTTTACAAATCCTGATCAGTGGGATGAGAACACTATAAGAACAGGTGTGGAAGATGCACTGACAAAGTGGAAGGACAGCATCAAAGAGTAG
- a CDS encoding carbohydrate ABC transporter permease, giving the protein MKRFYKRKFWFMVLPSIVLFLLVIIVPFIEGVIYSFTEWRGSYFVGGEHWWNALVGLKNYTSIFKSKDFLQSLGYTAIYAVLAVIAQNVVSLLLALMIKKLTKGKGLFRTVLFLPYVLGMLAMGYVWRFIFENVFSQTLFGTDGVVHVEVLNNMLQNQWKALLAYAIVGVWQVAGYYLIIYLNGLNNISEDIYEAARIDGATGWTSFRKITLPLLMPSFTIVLFMSLANSFKMLDLNVSLTEGNFGTTMISYMILKTVRESSPPAYGEAQAQAVIFFVIIAVISIAQVMITKRKEIES; this is encoded by the coding sequence ATGAAAAGATTTTACAAGAGAAAATTCTGGTTTATGGTTCTGCCATCTATAGTGTTGTTTCTACTGGTTATCATAGTTCCTTTTATAGAAGGTGTGATTTACTCCTTCACTGAGTGGAGAGGTTCATACTTCGTAGGTGGGGAGCACTGGTGGAACGCACTGGTGGGACTTAAGAATTATACAAGCATATTCAAGTCGAAGGATTTCCTCCAGTCACTTGGGTACACGGCCATATATGCTGTGCTCGCAGTAATAGCACAGAATGTCGTCAGTCTTCTTCTGGCACTCATGATCAAGAAACTTACCAAAGGCAAGGGACTTTTCAGAACAGTATTGTTCCTTCCGTATGTACTTGGAATGCTTGCCATGGGTTATGTATGGCGTTTCATATTTGAAAATGTATTTTCACAGACACTGTTCGGAACAGACGGTGTGGTACACGTAGAGGTGCTCAACAACATGCTTCAGAATCAGTGGAAAGCACTTCTGGCATACGCAATTGTTGGTGTGTGGCAGGTTGCAGGTTACTATCTGATAATCTACCTCAACGGACTCAACAATATTTCAGAGGATATTTATGAGGCTGCCAGAATAGATGGGGCTACGGGCTGGACAAGCTTCAGGAAGATCACACTTCCGCTTCTCATGCCTTCATTTACGATAGTGCTCTTCATGTCGCTGGCAAACAGCTTCAAGATGCTTGATCTCAACGTTTCACTGACAGAGGGCAATTTCGGAACGACCATGATATCCTACATGATACTGAAAACAGTAAGAGAGAGCTCTCCTCCGGCATACGGAGAGGCGCAGGCACAGGCAGTTATATTCTTCGTTATCATTGCAGTTATATCTATAGCTCAGGTAATGATCACTAAGAGAAAGGAGATCGAATCATAA
- a CDS encoding carbohydrate ABC transporter permease: MGVRGKIKRAIIVVILAVLAIVTIFPIWFLIVNSFKGQQEIVASPIALPKSWNLDYLKNAAEQINLGSSLLQTVLITVAAVALIVVISSFAAWAIARTDSKVANILFIAYTAAMLIPFQSVMYPLVSLMDKLGLKNTPGLILMYGGFGISMSVLLYRGFIKSIPLSLEEAAMLDGANIFQIYRYVVMPLLKPTTMTVVITNAVWIWNDYLLPFLVIGNNDKKTLTLSLYYAKSLSGQYGNPWELIFPAVLLCIIPIVIIFIILQKNIIEGISAGAVKG; this comes from the coding sequence ATGGGAGTAAGAGGCAAGATTAAAAGAGCAATCATAGTGGTTATACTCGCTGTATTGGCAATCGTGACCATATTCCCGATATGGTTCCTGATCGTCAATTCATTCAAGGGACAGCAGGAGATAGTAGCATCTCCAATAGCTCTCCCGAAGTCATGGAATCTGGACTATCTGAAGAATGCAGCTGAGCAGATAAATCTCGGTAGCAGCCTGCTTCAGACAGTACTCATAACAGTTGCGGCTGTGGCGCTTATCGTGGTCATATCTTCATTTGCCGCATGGGCAATTGCCAGGACAGATTCCAAGGTGGCAAATATACTCTTCATCGCATACACAGCAGCCATGCTCATACCTTTCCAGTCAGTTATGTACCCGTTGGTATCACTGATGGACAAGCTGGGACTCAAGAACACACCGGGTCTGATCCTCATGTACGGAGGCTTTGGAATCAGTATGTCGGTTCTGCTGTACAGAGGATTCATCAAGAGTATCCCGCTGTCACTTGAGGAGGCAGCCATGCTCGATGGAGCAAATATATTCCAGATATACAGATACGTTGTCATGCCACTCTTAAAGCCGACGACCATGACAGTTGTCATCACAAACGCAGTGTGGATATGGAACGATTACCTTCTTCCATTCCTCGTAATAGGAAATAACGACAAAAAGACGCTCACGCTGAGCTTGTATTACGCAAAGAGTCTGTCAGGACAGTACGGAAATCCTTGGGAGCTCATTTTCCCTGCGGTACTTCTTTGCATCATCCCTATCGTGATCATATTCATCATACTTCAGAAGAATATCATCGAGGGAATTTCAGCCGGAGCTGTGAAAGGATAA
- a CDS encoding alpha-glucosidase, translating to MDRKWWKEAVFYQIYPRSFYDSNGDGIGDLKGITEKLPYLKELGVTAVWICPFFKSPMKDNGYDISDYYDVNPEFGTIEDADGLIRCANENGIKIIMDMVINHTSDQHRWFQEACRDRHSKYRNYYIFKDNIDGLADLRSNFGGSTWTQIEDGSWYFHSFAKEQPDLNWECEEMRQELYDMMNWWLDKGVSGFRMDAITFIKKDLSFPPMPSDGEDGRCDVGKCCLNRPGIDEFLHELKINTYGRGDFVTVAETPGVPNEDLDRYIGRDGHFSMIFDFSYTDIDINPGDLWLHQRDWTIEEFKDKLFTNQRLVKKIGWAANYLENHDQPRSIGKYFPAGDIPEYRTQMAKALGALFFFLKGTPFVYQGQELGMINTHFDNIDELDDINSKGQYARCLEAGYSEAEAMESVNIRSRDQSRLPMQWNSEKNFGFSAHEPWLACNNQCDLQTVELESADKDSVLSFYKAMIQLRNHSEYTQTLIYGDLEDVETDSTGIIVYKRKPVQIECACGTGANAESADRSVYVVVNMTGEDVGYAIPETADVLMGNYADYDGTLRPYETVVYAV from the coding sequence ATGGACAGAAAATGGTGGAAAGAGGCGGTATTTTACCAGATATACCCTAGAAGTTTCTATGACAGCAACGGAGATGGCATAGGAGATCTGAAGGGAATAACCGAGAAATTACCGTACCTCAAAGAACTTGGCGTGACCGCTGTGTGGATATGTCCATTCTTCAAGTCGCCTATGAAGGACAACGGATATGACATATCGGATTACTATGATGTGAATCCTGAGTTTGGAACCATAGAGGATGCGGATGGACTTATAAGATGCGCAAATGAAAATGGCATCAAGATCATCATGGACATGGTCATCAATCACACATCAGACCAGCACAGATGGTTTCAGGAGGCGTGCCGGGACAGACACAGCAAATACAGAAATTACTATATATTTAAGGACAACATAGATGGACTTGCAGATCTCAGATCCAACTTCGGTGGAAGCACATGGACACAGATTGAGGATGGCAGCTGGTATTTCCATTCATTTGCGAAGGAGCAGCCGGATCTCAACTGGGAATGTGAGGAGATGAGACAGGAGCTCTATGACATGATGAACTGGTGGCTTGACAAGGGAGTTTCAGGATTCAGAATGGATGCCATCACATTTATCAAGAAAGACCTCTCATTCCCGCCTATGCCGTCAGACGGCGAGGACGGCAGATGCGATGTTGGAAAATGCTGTCTCAACAGGCCGGGAATAGATGAGTTTCTTCACGAGTTAAAAATCAACACATATGGCAGAGGAGACTTTGTGACTGTTGCAGAGACTCCTGGAGTTCCAAATGAGGATTTGGACAGATACATTGGGAGAGATGGACATTTCTCCATGATATTTGACTTTAGTTACACAGACATAGATATCAATCCGGGCGATCTCTGGCTGCACCAGAGAGACTGGACGATAGAGGAATTCAAGGACAAGCTGTTCACCAATCAGAGACTTGTGAAAAAGATCGGATGGGCAGCAAACTACCTGGAAAACCACGATCAGCCTAGAAGTATAGGCAAGTACTTCCCAGCTGGTGATATTCCTGAATACAGAACACAGATGGCAAAGGCGCTTGGTGCGTTGTTCTTCTTCCTGAAGGGTACACCATTTGTATATCAGGGACAGGAGCTTGGAATGATCAACACTCATTTTGACAATATAGATGAACTTGACGATATCAATTCCAAGGGACAGTATGCGAGATGCCTTGAAGCCGGATACAGTGAGGCAGAGGCGATGGAATCCGTAAATATCAGAAGTCGAGATCAGTCAAGACTTCCTATGCAGTGGAACAGCGAAAAGAACTTTGGATTCTCAGCACATGAGCCATGGCTGGCATGCAACAATCAGTGTGACCTCCAGACAGTGGAGCTTGAGAGTGCTGATAAGGACTCTGTGCTTAGCTTTTATAAGGCGATGATACAGCTCAGAAATCACTCGGAGTACACACAGACGCTTATCTACGGAGACCTGGAGGATGTGGAAACTGACAGCACTGGAATCATAGTGTACAAGCGTAAGCCGGTTCAGATTGAGTGTGCATGTGGAACTGGAGCAAATGCAGAAAGCGCAGACAGATCGGTATATGTTGTTGTCAACATGACCGGTGAGGATGTGGGCTATGCAATTCCTGAGACTGCGGATGTGCTTATGGGTAATTATGCGGATTACGATGGTACACTCAGACCTTATGAGACTGTGGTGTACGCGGTGTAA
- a CDS encoding alpha-galactosidase, translating into MGIIFHEETQTFHLTNGEISYIMTVLPNGHLGNLYYGKAIRDRADFSHLLELVQRPMFQYINDDDRLFSLESVKQELPVYGTTDYRAPMVEVLQSNGSRISDFVYVSHEINAGKPKLEALPATYTEDDAEAETLIITLKDSLTGIKARMIYTIWSDRPVIAKSVEYVNEGAEAVHLTTAYSMCLDLPDPDYQWMQLSGAWARERHIITRDLEQGVQSIGSNRGHSSHEHNPFISLKRETTGENQGEAIGISLVYSGNFKIQAEVDTRNTARILAGISPDTFDWKLDAGEHFQTPEAVIVYSDQGLNKMSQTFHKLYQKRLARGEWRDKPRPILINNWEATYFDFTREKLIAIARKAKECGVELFVLDDGWFGARTTDHAGLGDWVANPDRLPDGIAGIAEDIENVGLKFGLWFEPEMTNKDSDLYREHPDWILSVPGRHDSHGRSQYVLDFSRKEVVDRIYEMMAKILSTAKVSYVKWDMNRSITECYSAALPADRQGEVFHRYILGVYDLYERLTSTFPHVLFESCASGGGRFDPGILYYAPQGWTSDDTDAIERIKIQYGTSMCYPISSMGSHVSVVPNHQTRREAPLKTRANAAYFGTFGYELDLNKLTAEEIEEVKKQVKFMKSYREVIQYGTFYRLASPFDDEECGWMVVSDDKKTAIVAWFRTLYTPNKCFTRMKLHGLDPDALYSCNVLGGQALTVSKTPDGKRIYETGTKENDDPASADVVVGPDCYGDELMNIGLITSDTTAGEIVGEDVPCGDYDSRLYILKAE; encoded by the coding sequence ATGGGTATTATTTTTCATGAAGAGACACAGACATTTCACCTTACAAATGGTGAGATAAGCTACATCATGACAGTACTCCCAAATGGACATTTGGGAAATCTGTATTACGGCAAGGCTATAAGAGACAGAGCAGATTTTTCACATTTGCTGGAACTTGTTCAGAGACCTATGTTCCAGTATATAAATGATGATGACAGACTGTTTTCACTGGAGTCGGTGAAACAGGAGCTCCCTGTGTACGGAACCACTGATTACAGGGCGCCGATGGTGGAAGTCCTTCAGTCAAATGGCAGCAGGATATCAGATTTTGTGTATGTATCACATGAGATAAACGCAGGCAAGCCAAAGCTTGAGGCATTGCCAGCAACATACACAGAGGATGATGCGGAGGCTGAGACTCTGATCATCACATTAAAGGATTCACTCACAGGAATAAAGGCGAGGATGATCTATACGATATGGAGCGACAGGCCGGTCATAGCGAAGAGTGTAGAATATGTAAATGAAGGGGCAGAGGCGGTACATCTCACCACTGCTTACAGCATGTGCCTGGATCTCCCGGATCCTGATTATCAGTGGATGCAGCTTTCAGGCGCATGGGCAAGGGAGCGTCATATAATAACAAGAGATCTTGAGCAGGGAGTACAGTCCATAGGCAGTAACCGTGGTCATTCATCCCATGAGCACAATCCGTTTATATCGTTAAAGAGAGAGACAACGGGTGAGAATCAGGGAGAGGCGATCGGTATAAGCCTTGTATACAGTGGAAATTTCAAAATACAGGCAGAGGTTGACACGAGAAACACAGCTCGTATTCTTGCCGGAATAAGTCCAGATACATTTGACTGGAAGCTCGATGCAGGTGAGCATTTCCAGACTCCTGAGGCAGTTATTGTGTATTCAGACCAGGGACTCAACAAGATGAGCCAGACCTTCCACAAGCTGTATCAGAAGAGACTTGCAAGAGGTGAGTGGAGAGACAAGCCGAGACCGATACTCATCAACAACTGGGAGGCGACATATTTTGATTTCACCAGAGAGAAGCTCATAGCCATCGCGCGGAAGGCGAAGGAGTGCGGAGTTGAGCTGTTTGTCCTTGATGACGGCTGGTTTGGAGCCAGAACCACAGACCATGCAGGCCTTGGAGACTGGGTGGCAAATCCTGACAGACTTCCTGATGGAATCGCAGGAATTGCAGAGGATATAGAGAATGTAGGGCTGAAGTTCGGACTATGGTTTGAACCTGAGATGACAAATAAAGACTCAGACCTTTACAGAGAACATCCAGATTGGATTCTCTCGGTTCCGGGCAGACATGACTCACACGGAAGATCCCAGTACGTTTTGGACTTCTCCAGAAAAGAGGTCGTTGACAGGATATATGAGATGATGGCAAAGATACTCAGTACAGCAAAGGTTTCATATGTGAAATGGGATATGAACAGAAGTATCACAGAATGTTACAGCGCAGCACTTCCTGCTGACAGACAGGGTGAGGTGTTCCACAGGTATATACTTGGAGTGTACGATCTGTATGAGAGACTTACGAGCACATTTCCACACGTACTCTTCGAGTCATGCGCCAGCGGCGGCGGACGTTTCGATCCAGGAATCCTCTACTATGCCCCACAGGGGTGGACGAGTGATGACACTGATGCCATAGAGCGGATAAAGATACAGTATGGAACATCCATGTGCTACCCGATCAGCAGCATGGGAAGTCATGTGTCCGTTGTGCCAAATCATCAGACAAGACGTGAGGCTCCGCTTAAGACCCGTGCAAATGCTGCATATTTTGGAACATTTGGATATGAACTTGATCTTAATAAACTCACAGCAGAGGAGATAGAGGAAGTCAAAAAGCAGGTTAAGTTTATGAAGTCATACCGTGAGGTGATCCAGTACGGAACTTTTTACAGACTTGCAAGTCCATTTGACGATGAGGAGTGTGGCTGGATGGTCGTATCAGACGATAAGAAAACTGCCATCGTTGCATGGTTCAGAACACTCTACACACCGAACAAATGCTTCACAAGAATGAAGCTCCACGGCCTTGATCCGGATGCATTATACAGCTGCAATGTGCTCGGAGGTCAGGCACTCACAGTGAGCAAGACACCTGACGGTAAGCGGATATATGAGACAGGAACAAAGGAAAATGATGATCCTGCATCGGCAGATGTCGTTGTTGGACCGGATTGCTACGGCGATGAGCTGATGAACATTGGCCTTATTACCAGTGATACAACAGCAGGCGAAATAGTTGGCGAAGATGTTCCATGTGGTGACTACGACTCCAGATTGTATATTCTTAAGGCAGAATAA